GCTATTGTCTGCCTGAATAAGCTGCATCTGGTCGGCATGTCGATACCGGGTGTCAATTCAGACGAAGTCGGAAAGCTATGGCGGAGCTTTAGGCAGCGTTTGTTTGAAATTGAGCGAAAGCCGGATACGGAAGACATATTTTATGCGGTCTTTGAACTTACAGGTAGGCAATGGGAAGTCACTTATACCGCTTGTGTCGAGGTGGCTGGCGAGGAGAGTGTAGTTCCCTTGGGAATGGTCGCTAAGCTGCTCCCAGAGGTAACTTATGCGGTTTTTACTCATAAGGGGACATTATCGAGACTCAACGATACGTTCCAGTACATTTATGAAACGTGGTTACCCCAGTCAGGCAGCGTTCGTACGAATTCCCCCGAGTTTGCGCGTTACGACCATCGATATCTAGGACCGATGAACGAGGATTCGGTATTAGACATATATATTCCCGTTGGGGCGCCATCTTAAGAGCATTTATCTCAAGGAGAGGAAGAAATCAAGATGAACAAAATAGAAGACATTGTTGAAGGAT
Above is a genomic segment from Paenibacillus sp. HWE-109 containing:
- a CDS encoding AraC family transcriptional regulator; amino-acid sequence: MNYKDLVIKATTYIEDHLTDERLSTKVMEAAGYSPYHFHRIFLSVTRNSVSEYIRKRRLTQAAYDLFYTNQRIIDIAILYRFESQESFARAFGKMFSISPGQFRKQRDMKDTLFRAMEKLPLDEVGLQHLNKSVSLVPAIVCLNKLHLVGMSIPGVNSDEVGKLWRSFRQRLFEIERKPDTEDIFYAVFELTGRQWEVTYTACVEVAGEESVVPLGMVAKLLPEVTYAVFTHKGTLSRLNDTFQYIYETWLPQSGSVRTNSPEFARYDHRYLGPMNEDSVLDIYIPVGAPS